AACCATACAGAATCCAAATCTGTTACCATCAAAACGAATCTTAGTTTCCTTCGCCATAAATTAGGAAAAGATATTTCCCAAACGGAAGTGACAGAAATCTTAAACCGACTTGGGTTTACTGTCACAAACAAAGAAGAAGAACTTTCGGTTCTTGTTCCAAGGTACAGACAAAATTATGATGTGACGATTCCTGAAGATCTTGTGGAAGAAATTGGAAGGACTATCGGATACGCCTCCATCCAAACACAAGCACTTTCTATGGCAGTGGAAACACCCATTCGAAATCCACTCCGTGAGTTGGAACGAAGAATAAAAAACTTCCTCGCTTTGGAAGTGGGATTTAATGAAGTTTATAATTATTCTTTTGCTTCACCGACAGATGCCAAATTAGAATCATCACAAGAAAATTCCTCTTTAAAAATTGCAAACGAAATGCCCGACGAACATTCGTTACTACGAAACAGTTTGTTTCCTGGATTAATCAAACAAGCAAAAGTCAACCAAGACCGATTTGAAACTGTCAATCTTTTTGAGTTAGGAAGGACCTACCATAAAGAAGGAAAAGGTTCTGATTTGGCTGAGGAAAGACGTTGGCTCGCCATTCTTTCTCTTTCCAAAAATAAACCAAATGATTTGTCTGCGGTTGAATTGGAATTTCTTCATTTAAGAGAAACTATTTCAGAACTTTTTTTATACCTAAACCTTCCTAAGTTCGAATGGACCAAAACAACAAGAAACTACTTTCATCCCAATGCTGGACTTGTTTTAAATTATGATGGAATTGAAATTGTTGAGCTTGGAATTCTTCACACGCGTTATGCGGACGATTACGATTTAAAACGTCGCGCCATTCTCTCTAAAATCAATATGGAAAAGTTGGCGGATGTTTGGGAAAAACAGGGTAGAAACTCACATTTTATTCCTCCATCCAACTTTCCTCAAGGCCAACTCGATCTTTCCTTGTTAATGAACGAAAAAGATTCTACAGAATCCTTTGCAAGTTTAGTGCATACGATGAAGATTCCAGAGCTCGAATCTGTTTTTGTGCAGACCATCTTCAAAGGGGACTCTGTGGGCGAAGGAAAAAAATCTGTCACATATAGGTTTCAACTTATGTCCTATGACAAGACCTTTACCCAAGAAAGGTTCAAAGAACTTTCAGATTCACTCGTTGAAACGGCAAAGGCAAACGGATACAGCTTACGATAAATTTGCTTTGACAAATCCCGATTTTTATCGGGAAATCATCCGAGTTTATGCGGACGCTCCTAACAGTCATTTTGTCGGGTTTGGTATTGTCTTGTTCCCGATTGGAAATTCAGAAATCCATTACTGATGACAGTTTTGTTCCGCAAAAAATCGATTATGCGATCGCCGCAGGTATTGACGTTAATTTTCAAAAACTTCGGTGGACTCCTATTTTTAAAAATAACTTGAGTTTGGGTTTCCAATCAAACCACGTTTACCTTCGCATCAAAGCTACAAACCCAACCTCTGTTAATAAGCTGATCCTTGATCTAGGAAACCCCCATCTTGACATGGTTCGTGTTTATGAAGAGGGAAATCCAGAACCCATCAAAGAAGGTGGTGACTTTATTGCTCATTCTCACTGGGATGCTTTTTCCAAATCCATTGCCTTCGAACTGGATTGGAAAGAAAATGAAACCAAAACACTCATTTTGGAAACCAAATCGTCATCAAACGTTAGTTATTTGATTCGTTTTTACTCAAAGGAAACATTTTACCTAAAAGAAAATTTAGAGAACACCATCCTTGGCTTTTTTTATGGAACCATCTTCATCATGGTGATTTATAACTTATTCATTTATTTTATCTTAAAAGAAAAAGCATACATCTCCTATTCCATTTCTATTTTTTTTAATTTAATGCTACAAATGTATCTAAATGGAATTCTAAACCAAGTAATCACTTTAGATCATCCAGAAATTCACAATCGGATTGGGAGTATCATTGTGACTTGTTCTGCATTATCAGGTTGGACATTTGCCCAACAGACTTTGAATCTTCGAGAATTAAATCCTTGGTCATACAGACTCATCCAATCACTAAAAATAATTGTTTTATTTTATATTTTAATTCCCTATTCCTACTTACCCATCGACGTTGCTGTTCGTTTAGGAAATTTAATCGCCCAACTATTTGTAGTTTCTGTTCTTCTAGTTGCGATAGTCAATTACAGTACGGGAAACAAACAAGCAAGGTTGTTCCTCATTGGCTGGAGTACTTTGCTCTTTGGAATTTTAATGTACACTTTGATGCAAAATGGAATTTTGCCCGTGAATGTATTTACGATTTATGGAAACCAAATCGGATCTACCTTAGAAGCAGCAATCTTGTCGTTAGCACTTGCAAATAAAATCAATGAACTAAAAGAAGAAAAGGCCAAAACACAAGCAGAAGCCTTGGTCACTCTCGAAGAAAAAGTAAGAGAACGGACTAAGACTTTGGATGAATCCTTAAATCTGATTAAAAAGGATTTGAACGTTGCCAAAAAAATCCAAAAGACTTTGTTCTCGGATATCAAAACCAGTGATCCAAGAATACATTTCCATTCCTACTACCAATCTATGTCTGAAGTAGGCGGAGATTTCTATGACCTAACGCAAGTAAAGCCAGACTACTATCGTATTTTTGTTGCCGATGCTACTGGGCACGGAATCCAAGCAGCTCTTATCACTATGGCAATCAAAGCAGAATATGAATCATTAAAAGTAATTTATGACCATCCGGATGATTTGGTATTTCATATAAACCAAATCTTTATTAATAAATACAGCAATATCCAAACCATTTTTACATGTTCTGTTTGTGATATTGATTTAAAAAACAAATTACTTTTCTATGCTTCTGCAGGTCATCCCGACCAAATCCATCAGAGAATTCATGACATAAAACTACTTCCCAGAACAGGGAAAATCATTGGTCTTATGGATCATACCCAATACCGACTCATAGAACACCAAATTGAAGAAGGAGATCGTATCTTTTTGTTCACCGATGGAATTTTTGAACAGTTCAATGAAGAAAAAGAACTGTTTGGCGAAGATAGATTGTATGAAATATTAAAAGAGAACCTAAAGATGAGTTTAGATCATACAATGGCAAAAGTACTCAGTGAACTAGCTTCGTTTACCGAAGGGGATGTAAAACAAGACGACATTACATTTATCGGTTGCGAAATTCAAAGTCTAAGTTGATTTTGATATCCATGTCCTATTCCGAAATTCCAGTTTTTACAAAACCATTCATCCACCCTTCCGCTACCGCCTTCGGTATGATAGAATATGGAACTTCTGTTTCTCTTTGGCCAGGAGCTGTGGTTCGTGCCGATATGAACTCCATCAAATTAGGTAATTACGTTAACATCCAAGACAATTCCACTCTCCATACAGATAGCACAAGTCCTATATCCATCGGCGAATGGACATTAGTTGGTCATAATGTAATGATTCACGGCTGTAAAATTGGTAGAGGAGTTCTTGTAGGCATTGGTTCTATCGTTCTTGATAATGCTGAAATTGGCGATGGTTCACAAATTGCGGCAGGATGTATGATTCGAGGTGGTAAAAAAATTCCTCCTCGATCTCTTGTAGTCCCCGATGGATCTGATATTAAAATTTTTCCCGGAAAAGCAAAACCAGAACTAACAGTAGCGGGATGTATTGAATATGCTCACTTATCGGTTCGTTTTGAAAAAAACATCTTTGTTCCCTTTCAAAAAGAAGAAGAAGTTCATTTTGTAACTCAAGCAAAAGATATCATTACAAAGCTTGGGATCTAACATACCCAAATTCTTTTTTCTATTGTCTAAGTGATATCTCTCTTATGAAAAAAATTATAGATAAAATCCAAATCCTGGGAATTTTTTCCATTACCCAAACTGTATTCCAAATTGGAACAGTGCTGATCATGTCCGTTTCAGCCTTGGCAGGGCAAAACATCGCACCCTCTCCCGAATCAGCGTCCTTACCCATTTCCTTTGTCATTCTAGGAACCCTCCTTGGTTTGTTTCCTGCATCAAGAATGATGAAATGGAAAGGAAGTAAGTTTGGTTTACTCACTGGAACAGTGATTGGAATTTTCGGAGCTATTCTCGCATCCTATGCGATGTACGAGAGAAATTTTATTCTTTTTTCCATAGCACACTTGTTATATGGATTCCATCAATCCTTTATACAATACTTACGATTTGTGGCAATGGAATCGGTTCCCACACATGATAGGGCAAGTGCTTTGTCATGGATTTTGATAGCTGGAATTCCCGCAGCTTTCCTTGGTCCATTGGCAGGACTTCACGGGATCCAACTCATTCCTGATTCCTTGTACTTGGGATGTTATATCATCCTTATTTTAAGTTTGTCATTACAATTTGTTTTTGTTAGTTTTCTTCCCACACCTTCCAAACCAACAAACGAAAACCATACGAAAGATTTAGAATCTTCTCCCAGAGAAGCAGTAAGACCTCTTTCCTATCATGTTAAAAACTTTGGACTTTGGGTCTCTGTTTTGGCGACTGGTTTTAGTTTTGGACTGATGGCTATGCTTATGTCTGCCGTTCCTGTGGCGATGAAAACACATGGACACGCGATGCACGCCTCTACTACTGTTTTACAATGGCATGTACTCGGAATGTACATCCCTTCTTTTTTCTCAGGACAATTGGTACGAAAAATGACAGCTCCTTATCTCATTCTACTTGGAATTTTTGTGATGGGACTCGAAAGTTTTGCAGCCTTACAAGGAACAGGATTTTTACCATTCGCAGTGGCCCTCATTCTACTCGGAATTGGATGGAATTTTATGTATGTGGGAGGAACCAATCTACTTGTGGAACAATACCACCCTTCAGAAAAAAATACCATTCAAGCGATTAACGATACCATTGTTTACTCTATGGCAATCCTTTCAACATATAGCGCAGGTTATTTGGAAAATAAAATTGGTTGGCTTCGTTTAAATTTGGTAAGTATTCCTTTTCTCGTTTTGATTACAATTTTTATTATTGTTTATATCGAACGCAATCGAAGGAATTTAAAAGTTATTCATTAAATGATCTTTCTTCCGGCTTTGATTTTGGCAGAAAAATCTTTTGCCATTTCAATCCGGAGTTTCCCTTCTGCGTATCTTCTTTTTTCCAAGTCTGTTTCTAAACGTAAGGGAGGGACTGGACAAGGTTTTTTATTTTCATCCAAAGCAACAAACGAGAGATAGGCTGTGGTTGCGCGAACCATCTCACCGGTATAGGGATTCTCACGATTGACTTGAACTCCCACTTCCATGGAAGTGTTTCCCACATAATTGACCATTGCTTTTAAATTGACATGATCCCCAATTTGAATTGGTGTTATGAAATTAATTCGATCAATACTTACGGTTACAGCCTCATGACCGGAATGCCTTTGCGCAGACATTGCGGCGATCAAATCGATCCAACTCATGATGGCACCACCGAATGCTGTTCCGTAATGATTTGCATCATTGGGAAGTACAATATGCCTTGTTTCTACTGCAGATTCTTGGGGTGACTTAGCGGGTAAATCGTTAGGATTCGTCACAATGAGGATAACTTCCTCTTGACCAATCACGAAGGAAAGGCTTTTTTAAGGATTCTTGGGACCAGTTTCATTCGTCCAATAAAAAGCAAATGCTGAAAGATAAACATAAATATGTCTACTGGACGAAGTTCCGAAAGGACACAAGTCCTCTACTTCGCAGGTTTCTTTTGGCCGCCTCAGGTTTGTTTGTCGTTGCAGCATGCTTACATATTGTACCCCTTTTAACACACCAAGGGGAAGTTGATTATCTTTTTTTTACCGTAGACCTCAGCTTTGCTGCGATTCTTTTTTTAGAATTTCTCTTAAAAAACAAAGTACCATTAATCATTCGTGTTTTTAGTTTAATCTGTACAACTATATTTATCTCTGTATTGTCCTATATGAGAAGCGGCCTTTTGGGTAGTGCAGAAATTTCAATAGCATTTATGATTGTTTCTTTTTTTGTTTTTCTTCCGCCCATCTTAAGTTTAATTTCTTCGCTCCTTGTATCGTTACTTCCTGCATTATTTGGTGGACTCGTTTATTTTTCATGGATTCAATTCCCGAATTCATTAGGAATTAGAAATAATAATCCTAGAGAATGGATTTTTAATTCTATCAGTTTAATTCTATTTTCTGTTTTAACTGGTTTTTTAATCCAAAGACTACGATCAAAATTAATTAAAAATATAATTTATCTCAAAGAGTCGAGAAGCAAAATATTAAAATCTCAGAAACATATCGATAAACTAGCGTTTTATGATTCATTAACACATCTACCAAACAGACATCTTTTTGAAAAAATAATTCAAAATAGAATCAACTCAGGTGTATCAGAATCATTTCTACTTTTGATCAATCTAAAGGGACTCAAGGTAATCAATGCTTTACATGGAATCGGATTTGGGGACCAAATCCTTACCTTAACAGGATGTGTGCTTAAATTATTTACTGATGAAAAACCAGACATACTGGTTGCGAGTTTGGGTGGCGACGAATTTATACTCTGGATCGAAAACTCAAGCAAAACCAAAATCGAAGAGGCAATCGTTAAATTTGATCTCAACAATAACGAATTATTAACGCCAGAACGGCTAGGACATAGATTACAATATAGAGTTTCAGGAATCCAGTTTCCCCAAGATGCGAATCATCTAGATGAAATTATACGCAAACTTTCTATAGCGATGAATGTGGCAAGAGATGGAATTTTAACAAAATTGGTTTGGTTCCAAACAGGAATGGAGTCGAAGATTGAAAGAGAACAAAAATTAAAGAATTATTTGGAGAAGGCAATCAACGGAAACAACTTCAAGATAGCTTACCAAGAAAAAGTCGACATTACTTCTAAACAAACTGTGGGACTTGAGGCTCTCGCCAGGTGGAGTCTACCCGAATTCGGAGATATAACTCCCGATGAATTTATACCCATCATCACCAAATCTGAGTTAATTGTTCCGTTTGGAAAATGTATTTTTGAAAAAGTAATTTCTCATATTCCTCGTTTATTAGAATCTTTTGGAAAACAAATTCAAGTCTCTATCAATATTTCACCTATCTTCTTTTTATATCCAAATTTCAACGAGTACATCATTCGTTATCTATTAGATCACAAGATTGATCCAAAAATTTTAATATTCGAAATTACAGAAGATGTATTCTTAGATGAAATAGAAACCATCCAAGAAATTGTATCCGAACTCAGATCGAAAGGAATCTCTGTATCGTTGGATGATTTTGGAAAAGGTTACTCCTCCCTTCATTATATGCAAAAAATACAATTTGATGAATTAAAAATTGATAAATCTTTTTTAGATGACATTGCATGTTCTGATCGAAACTTTCTGCTTTTAGAATCCATTTGCCATTTAGCTGATTCATTAGGGCTCAAAACCATTGCAGAAGGTATTGAAAACGAAGAACAACTTCTCCGTCTCAAACAAACCTCTTGTCACGTTGTCCAAGGGTATCTATACTCAAGGCCACAGATTCTTTTTGATTGAATATAAGCAAATCTGCGAATCTACTTTATTTTCGACTCTTTCTTTAGTTGCAGGGAAAAAACTAATCTGAAATTATATCCTCTATGGGACAAGGTCATAATCATTCTAATCACGACCATCACTCGCACGATCACCACCACCATACCTCATCCTCGTCTAAAAACTTAGCATGGGCGTTCGCACTTAACTTAAGTTTTTCGCTCTTAGAGTTAGTAGGTGGAATTTTTTCCAATAGTATCGCCATTATTTCCGATGCCTTTCACGACTTTGGTGATGCATTGTCTCTTGCCCTTGTTTGGTATCTCCAAAAAGTTTCTACAAAACCGAAAGACAATTATTTTGATTATGGTTACAAACGATTCTCAATATTAGGTGCACTTATTATTTCTGTCATTCTTTCTGTTGGATCTATTTTTATGATCATTGAATCAATTAAAAGATTCATTACTCCAGAAGAAACCAAAGCTGATATTATGTTTGTATTGGCAATCGTTGGCGTTGTGGTCAATGGAGCCGCCATGATCCGATTGAATCATGGTAAATCATTAACAGAGAAAGCAGTTTTTCTACATTTTTTAGAGGATATACTTGGATGGGTCGCAGTTCTTATCGGAAGTATTGTTATGATGTATTTTACATTCCCTTGGTTTGATCCTTTGCTCTCGCTAGCAATTGCTTTATGGATCTTATGGAATGCCTATGGTAACATTAAACAGGTGATGGTAGTCATGTTACAGGCGGTTCCGGAATCTATCGATCGTAGAGATTTAATCGACAAATGGGAAAAAATCAAAGGGATTCACTCCGTACATGATATTAAAATCTGGAGTTTAGATGGTAATCATCATGTAGCCTCTTTACACGTACTGATAGATAAAACTGTAAAACTAAATGAGTTTCAAAAAGTAAAAGAGAGAATTCGAAAGGTTGCCCTAGATTTTGAAATCATCCATACAACCATCGAACTAGAAACAGACGCTGAAGCATGCAAACTACATTCAGAATAAATCTGTTTGAGTTTCTCCCTTTTTAGTGTCAATGTCTTACCATTCGTGAGGTACCTGTAAGAAGGAAGCCAAAAGAATTAGTTTATAACTATTGCCAGATTTTTTATCACCGTATATTCTCATTTTCTTTCCTATAGAGACCAGGTAAAAAACGTTCGAACTGACCCACCTCTTCGATGTTATGTTTGATCCAAGCCAATCCGTGTTTTTTGTCAAAGAACAAAAATTCAAATAGCGGTCGCATCAACTTAAAACTAAAACCTTTCCATCCCACAAGCAAACAATTCTCGTAACGGGTTCCGTGTGCGGTTTCTTTAAAACTATATTCCATTCTTGCAATAGGCAAAATCCCATTCAAACGAGGATTATGAATAAATCCATCCTCATCCAATTTTTCAATCGGACTCACTACATTCACTAAATAGCTTTTTTGCCTACCTAAGTATTCAACGATTCTAAGTTCAGCACCTGGCCCTACACTTCCATCCGGTTTTCTTTTTTCGTAACTTACATGAACATGGTCTTCGGGATGCCACACATGGTACCGATTATAAACACCTCCCTCATATTCTATATCCCCTTCCAAATGTTGAAACCACCAAACTAACATTCTAGGATGGATTCCCTTTAATGTATCATGTCGAATCCAATATTTGATTCGTCCATCTGGCAAAACCTCTCTTCCAGATTCTGCCGAATCCACAGACTTCCGATTCCAATGAATTTGTAACTTTGGCAAAAGTCCCAATTTAACCTTTTTCATACCAATCTCCCTAGTATAGTAAACGCTATACTTAAATATTTTCCATGTAAAGTGATTACTATACAAAAAATCAATCGAAAAATCTGACGGGAGGTAAAAAATGATTCAAAAGAGCCGAATGGATATTGATGAAACTGACCTTAAAACTACTACAAAACGAATTTAGCGCTTACGAAAATCCGCAATCGGAGAAAGAACAGGACATAGTCATGGCAGCGGAAGATGTTTTTGCAGAGTTTGGCTTTGCCGGTGCCACAACTGCGGAATTAGCCAAAAGGGCTGGTGTTACAGAACGTACGCTTTTTAAATATTTTCTTTCTAAGTTTGATTTATACAAAAGGATTTTGTCAGGTTTACTATTATCCACAATTGTTCCCGGTCATATGTCAGACCTAAAAGAAAGATTACAATCACTGAAACCAAACTTCAAGGACTGGTATATTTCCATACTCAAAGCACGATGGGAAGCGGTATCCAAAGAACCAAAAAAACTAAAACTTCTGCTCGGTGCTCTTCTTTTCTCCAAAGAATTCTCTGAAATTTTTGGAAATCTCTGGAAAACAAATTTATATGATACCTCGCTCGAGGCCATTCGTTACTTTCAGGAAATCGGAGAAATCAGAAAGGATTTAGATCCTAATCAAATCGTAAGAAATTCTTTTAGTTTAGGGGCAAGTTTACTCATTACTAAATTTGTTCTGGCCCCGAAATTGCCAATGGATCCAAAAGAAGAAGTCGAAACTCTTTTTGAAATTTTTTATCATGGAATTAAAAAGGACCAATAATCTTCGAATTTATTTTTTATTTTCTTTTCTCTTCTCTGTTTTTCTTTTTTGGAAGTAACAAGGTAACTTTTCCTTTAGTTAGCAAATTGTTGGCAAATTCTTCAATTCCTACTCCACTTCCTAAATAATAATCCAATCTGCCCTCACCTGAGATAGCATTTCCGCGGTCGTGAACAAACACCAAACGATCGTTTGTTTGCACATGACTCGACTCAAAAGATAGAAGGATAGGAAATCCTAAGGGAATTTGTTTGTCCATGGCAACGGAACGAAAGGGAACCAAGCGAATTCCAGCACTTCCCAATGGCCCAAGGTCCTCTTCCGTAATTTTATGTGTTTCTTTCTCAAAAAATATATATCTTGGGTTTTTAAAAATTGCTTCCGTCACTTCTTTCGGTTTTGTTTGGATACAATTGGATAAGTGGTATGGTTTTAAACTAGGACAGATTCCTTTCAGATAAACGGAAGGACTAATATAATTTTGACCATTGTCTGCTGCATAATTGATCCGAAAGGATTCGTTTGTTTCTGTTTGAACCAAAGCTGATCCTTCCAATTGTGCTAAATGCAAATCGGTCAAACGTAAAAATACAATTGGTTTTGAATATTTTTCCCAAATAGATTTTTCTTTCCATCGCTCTCGAAGAAAGTGAATAGGATTTTCTGAAGTTATATTATTTGGATTCGATACGGGTGGAGATAAAGCTGGATATTGATATTCACCTTCAGGTTTCGTTCTTCCATGAATTCGTACTTCATAATATCCTGTTATAGTTGGTGATCCCGCAGAAGGACTTAAGTCTTTTAGTTCAAATCGTTTTTTAAGTAGGCTCTCGTCTACCACCAAAGAAGATAAATCCATTATTTTTTTCAGTTCCAATAACGATTCCACCATCTCCGATTTTGAATACGTAACCTCACCCAAACGAATTTTTGTATTTGCTGGCATTCTTTCAAAATACCGAACGGACTCAGTGAGGGCCGTCTGAAAATTGCTGGCGTTCTGGGAATCGGAGAGAATCTGTTTCTGATCTTTGATTTGGGTTGGTTCAGAAAGAAGTGGTTTCCAACCAATAAAGAAGCAGAGAAGTAAAAATAAGGATAGGTTTTGGATCTGTCTCCATTTGAAATGACAGGGATTTTTGCCAATTGGAACCAAGAAAATATAGAAGGCTGTTTTCCTCATCTGGCGAAGCTCCCTAGAAAGCAAATCACCCAGGAACAGTTGCCCGAAAGGAAAGTCACTTACCTGAGCCAAAGTTTTTACCTTATGTCTCATAAGAAAGTCGCTGTCCAATCATTTTTCCCAATTCCCCTTGACTTCCATGAGGGTACCAAAAACCTTTCAAAAGACCTCATATTTTTGCGATCATATATAGATAAATTAGGTGTTTCATGAAACGTACGTACCAACCGAGTAATATTAAACGCGTGAGAACTCACGGATTCCGAACTAGAATGGCTACCCCAGGTGGAAGAAATGTGATAGCCTCCAGAAGAAGAAAAGGACGCGCTAAATTGACTGTTTCCGACGAAAAAATCGGGAGAAAGTTCTAATTTAGGAGCTTCCTTCGGAGACTCTTCACGACCCAACCAGAATCCAGGAACTCTTTCGTCAGAATCGTAAAATGGGCAGGCCACCGATGCGATGGCTTGTTCGAAAAAACGGCCTTCCTTTTGCCAGTTTTTTATTTTGTCCCGATAAAACTCACAAAACAGCCGTTGAACGCAACCGTTCGAAACGAATCCTGAGAGAACTGGTTCGGAAACATCTTCCTGCTTTTCCAATAGGATACGATTACGCTCTATTGGCGCAGGTAGGATTTGCGAAGTTATCTAAGGAAGACCGAGAGGTTTTTTTCCTTTCGGTTCTAAAACAATTCCCATGAATCGGCTGTTTTTGGTTCTTATTTACCTCTACAAAAAACTGCTGTCCCCCCTATTGCCTCCGGCTTGCCGATTTACCCCAAGTTGTTCTGAATACGCCAAAGAAGCCTTTGAGACCTACCCATGGTACAAAGCGTTTGTTCTGAGTGTTGTTCGAATTTCTAAATGCCACCCCTATCACGAAGGCGGGCATGACCCATTACCGAAATCCTTTAACAAGAGTTAACTTATGCAAAATGATTCCACTAACAGACAAAGTCGTTTATTCCTCGCGCTATTCTTAAGTTTAGCAGTATGGATGGGTATAAACTATTTCTTCTTTCCCCCACAAACACCAAAACCAAAAGTCGTAGACGAAGTTTCGAAAGAAAACTCAGACAAAGAGACAAAGGCAGGGAATCCTGCGGATCCAAAAGCAGAACTAAAAAAACCAACCACAGAAACCACTAAGTTAAATCCTGTAAAAACAGAAGATGTAAAAACGTTTTCTCTAAAAACAGATTCCTTCCTGGTACATTTTTCTA
Above is a window of Leptospira wolbachii serovar Codice str. CDC DNA encoding:
- a CDS encoding acyl-CoA thioesterase, with the translated sequence MTNPNDLPAKSPQESAVETRHIVLPNDANHYGTAFGGAIMSWIDLIAAMSAQRHSGHEAVTVSIDRINFITPIQIGDHVNLKAMVNYVGNTSMEVGVQVNRENPYTGEMVRATTAYLSFVALDENKKPCPVPPLRLETDLEKRRYAEGKLRIEMAKDFSAKIKAGRKII
- a CDS encoding gamma carbonic anhydrase family protein, translated to MPVFTKPFIHPSATAFGMIEYGTSVSLWPGAVVRADMNSIKLGNYVNIQDNSTLHTDSTSPISIGEWTLVGHNVMIHGCKIGRGVLVGIGSIVLDNAEIGDGSQIAAGCMIRGGKKIPPRSLVVPDGSDIKIFPGKAKPELTVAGCIEYAHLSVRFEKNIFVPFQKEEEVHFVTQAKDIITKLGI
- a CDS encoding MFS transporter; the encoded protein is MKKIIDKIQILGIFSITQTVFQIGTVLIMSVSALAGQNIAPSPESASLPISFVILGTLLGLFPASRMMKWKGSKFGLLTGTVIGIFGAILASYAMYERNFILFSIAHLLYGFHQSFIQYLRFVAMESVPTHDRASALSWILIAGIPAAFLGPLAGLHGIQLIPDSLYLGCYIILILSLSLQFVFVSFLPTPSKPTNENHTKDLESSPREAVRPLSYHVKNFGLWVSVLATGFSFGLMAMLMSAVPVAMKTHGHAMHASTTVLQWHVLGMYIPSFFSGQLVRKMTAPYLILLGIFVMGLESFAALQGTGFLPFAVALILLGIGWNFMYVGGTNLLVEQYHPSEKNTIQAINDTIVYSMAILSTYSAGYLENKIGWLRLNLVSIPFLVLITIFIIVYIERNRRNLKVIH
- a CDS encoding 7TM diverse intracellular signaling domain-containing protein encodes the protein MRTLLTVILSGLVLSCSRLEIQKSITDDSFVPQKIDYAIAAGIDVNFQKLRWTPIFKNNLSLGFQSNHVYLRIKATNPTSVNKLILDLGNPHLDMVRVYEEGNPEPIKEGGDFIAHSHWDAFSKSIAFELDWKENETKTLILETKSSSNVSYLIRFYSKETFYLKENLENTILGFFYGTIFIMVIYNLFIYFILKEKAYISYSISIFFNLMLQMYLNGILNQVITLDHPEIHNRIGSIIVTCSALSGWTFAQQTLNLRELNPWSYRLIQSLKIIVLFYILIPYSYLPIDVAVRLGNLIAQLFVVSVLLVAIVNYSTGNKQARLFLIGWSTLLFGILMYTLMQNGILPVNVFTIYGNQIGSTLEAAILSLALANKINELKEEKAKTQAEALVTLEEKVRERTKTLDESLNLIKKDLNVAKKIQKTLFSDIKTSDPRIHFHSYYQSMSEVGGDFYDLTQVKPDYYRIFVADATGHGIQAALITMAIKAEYESLKVIYDHPDDLVFHINQIFINKYSNIQTIFTCSVCDIDLKNKLLFYASAGHPDQIHQRIHDIKLLPRTGKIIGLMDHTQYRLIEHQIEEGDRIFLFTDGIFEQFNEEKELFGEDRLYEILKENLKMSLDHTMAKVLSELASFTEGDVKQDDITFIGCEIQSLS
- a CDS encoding putative bifunctional diguanylate cyclase/phosphodiesterase encodes the protein MLKDKHKYVYWTKFRKDTSPLLRRFLLAASGLFVVAACLHIVPLLTHQGEVDYLFFTVDLSFAAILFLEFLLKNKVPLIIRVFSLICTTIFISVLSYMRSGLLGSAEISIAFMIVSFFVFLPPILSLISSLLVSLLPALFGGLVYFSWIQFPNSLGIRNNNPREWIFNSISLILFSVLTGFLIQRLRSKLIKNIIYLKESRSKILKSQKHIDKLAFYDSLTHLPNRHLFEKIIQNRINSGVSESFLLLINLKGLKVINALHGIGFGDQILTLTGCVLKLFTDEKPDILVASLGGDEFILWIENSSKTKIEEAIVKFDLNNNELLTPERLGHRLQYRVSGIQFPQDANHLDEIIRKLSIAMNVARDGILTKLVWFQTGMESKIEREQKLKNYLEKAINGNNFKIAYQEKVDITSKQTVGLEALARWSLPEFGDITPDEFIPIITKSELIVPFGKCIFEKVISHIPRLLESFGKQIQVSINISPIFFLYPNFNEYIIRYLLDHKIDPKILIFEITEDVFLDEIETIQEIVSELRSKGISVSLDDFGKGYSSLHYMQKIQFDELKIDKSFLDDIACSDRNFLLLESICHLADSLGLKTIAEGIENEEQLLRLKQTSCHVVQGYLYSRPQILFD
- the pheT gene encoding phenylalanine--tRNA ligase subunit beta is translated as MKLSVDWLNEFTPLSQIPFEKVLDKINTSICEIDDVEEFKVHLSSVITVKIKSLEKHPNAEKLQTTIASDGSKEYQIVTAATNVKAGDIVPLALPGTKLDGKEILDSELRGVRSQGMYCSEKELGLTLESSGVLIFPSDTALGISVRKLFLWEDTILTIDNKSITHRPDLWNHFGFARELAAQLLLPLNNFPFQAETKLESGNDGLSVTKSEHAHSYYVCSIQDVKITPSNPKIKSRLEKCGIRSINNVVDVSNYLLLELGQPTHFFDRERISSTTFSVVKSAEGTSFPLLDDTTPKLQKDLLLIQNGKDPVALAGVMGGKDSAVIESTKNIVMESAVFKREDVRYTIRKTNIRTESAVRYEKGLDSFTSLPVIRRAVQLLKENGNPNIKVYEPQGFNHTESKSVTIKTNLSFLRHKLGKDISQTEVTEILNRLGFTVTNKEEELSVLVPRYRQNYDVTIPEDLVEEIGRTIGYASIQTQALSMAVETPIRNPLRELERRIKNFLALEVGFNEVYNYSFASPTDAKLESSQENSSLKIANEMPDEHSLLRNSLFPGLIKQAKVNQDRFETVNLFELGRTYHKEGKGSDLAEERRWLAILSLSKNKPNDLSAVELEFLHLRETISELFLYLNLPKFEWTKTTRNYFHPNAGLVLNYDGIEIVELGILHTRYADDYDLKRRAILSKINMEKLADVWEKQGRNSHFIPPSNFPQGQLDLSLLMNEKDSTESFASLVHTMKIPELESVFVQTIFKGDSVGEGKKSVTYRFQLMSYDKTFTQERFKELSDSLVETAKANGYSLR